Genomic DNA from Nonomuraea rubra:
CTCGGGCGCCTCGCGCAGCAGCACCGACGCCTGGTTGCCGGCCCCGACCAGGTCGGCGCCCTGGACGGGCCAGCGCAGCACGCCGTCCTCGGTCCTGGCCGCGGCGTCCTGCCGCACCCAGGTCCAGCCGGGGCCGAGCGGCCCGGTGAACTCGTCGGCGTCCAGCAGCCTGCCCGTGCGCGGCGTAGGCGCCGCCTTGGTGACGGCCTTGAACAGCCGGGCGGCGGAGACGTTGTCGAAGGCGGCTCCCCCGTCGGAGACCAGCCCGACGGGGCCGTGCGCGCGGCCGGTGACGGTGACGCTCGCCTGCGGGTCGCGGAGCCGGGCCTCGGTCACCTCGGCGGTGATCGTCCGTCCCTTGACGGTGACGGCCAGGTTGTGCCAGGTCGCGGCCCCTCCGGGCAGCGGCACCGTCCGGGACGTGCCGTCCGAGGTGAGCGTCAGCCCGTCGGGCGAGACGACCGCGGTCGTGCCGCCGATGCGGATCCCGGCGCTCTGGTCCGTCTTGAGGTCGGTCTCGACGCGGACGTCCCCGCCGAGCGACTTACGGCTGATGAGCGTGCCCTGGCCGCGGACGTACCCATCCTGTACGGTCCACCCGGCCGGGTTCCGCCAGCCCGACAGGTCGCCCGCGAACCGGTCGTCCACGACCCCGCGGGTCACCGGCTTCTCCCGCGAGCGCTCGGAGGGCCCGGCCCCCGCGCGTACGGCCGGCCAGCCGTCGATCCAGTCCAGCCGGTCCAGCAGCATGGGCCGCTCGTTGATCCCGTACGGCTCGTCCAGGAACGGGTCGTCTCGATCGATGGCGTGGTAGAGCATCCAGTCCTGACCGGAGAGGTCGGTGAGCTGGGCGTGGTGGCCGGTGCCGATGAAGCGGTTGCCGTTCTGGTCCAGGACGGGGGTGCCGCCGGCCCGCGAGGCCAGCAGCGGCACGCCCTCGCGGTCCACGAACGGCCCGCGCGGGCTGGTCGAGCGCCCGGCCAGCACCGAGTAGCCGGTGGTCGGCCCGGCGCAGCAGTTCGCCGAGGAGCCGAGCAGGTAGTAGTAGCCGTCGCGGCGCACCACGTACGCGCCCTCGAACTTGTTGTCGATCGCGACCTGCTGCGGCTGCCCGGTGGCGTGCAGCCCGTCGGCGGACAGCTCGGTCACCCACAGGCCGCCGAAGAACCCGCCGAAGTACAGGTACTTGCGCCCGTCCACGTCGGTGAACTGTGAGGGGTCGATCGTGTTCCAGTACGACCCGCCCGAGGGCCGCGGCGCGACGACCGGGGCGTCGAGGTGCGTCCACGGCCCCGTGGGGGTGGGCGCGGTGGCGGCGCCGATCGAGTAGTCCCAGTTGGCGGGCGTGGTGGCGGTGTCGGTGACGGTGAAGTACATGACGTACCGGCCGTCGAGGTAACGGATGTCCGGTGCCCAGAGCAGGCTGCCCGGCGCCGCGTACGGCGGCAGGTTGTCCGGCCCGAACGCGTCGCCCACGTAGGTCCAGTCGACCAGGTCGCTGGAGCGCGCGATCGGCAGCCGGTGCATGACCTTCTCGCCCTCGCGCAGCGGGTCGGACGTGCCGTAGGAGTACCAGTAGCCGTCCTGCCCGCGGATCACGGCCGGGTCGGCGAACGTGTCGGAGAAGGAGCTGGACACCGGGTTGGTGAACAGGGAGAGGACCAACGTGGCGATGACAGCCAGGTGCATGGGTCAGCCTTTCAGGCCGCTGCGGGAGATGCCTTCGATGACGTACCGCTGGGTCAGACTGAAGAGGATCAGGACGGGGATGCTGGCCAGCACCGCGCCCGCCATGATCACCGGATAGTGGATCGTGTACGCGCCCTGGAGGATCGACAGGCCCGGCGGCAGCGTGAAGTACTCGGGGCTGAAGATCACGTAGATCGGCCAGATGAAGTCGTTCCAGTTGGACAGGAAGCTCAGCACGGCCAGCGTGGCCAGCGCGGGCCGCGACAGCGGCAGCGTGATCCGCCAGAAGATGTGCCAGTGGTTGGCGCCCTCCATCAGCGCGGCCTCGTCCAGCTCGCGCGGCAGCCCGAGGAAGAACTGCCGCAGGAAGAACACCCCGAACGCGCCCGCCGCCCCGGGCACGATGAGTGCCGTCAGGCTGTCCAGCCAGCCGAGCTGGTCGACGATCAGGAACTGCGGGATGAGGAAGACGAACCCCGGCACCAGCAGCGTGCCGACGATCATCCCGAACATCAGCTTCTTGCCGCGGAACTCCAGCCTGGCCAGCGCGTACGCGGCCAGCGACGCCACCGCGAGCACCAGCACCATGTGCGCCGTCGCGGAGATGAGGCTGTTGGCGAACCAGCGCAGCACCGGCGTGTCCGTGGTGCCCTCGAAGACGGTCCCGTACGCGGACGTCGTCGGCTCGGCGGGCAGCAGCGTGGGCGGCACCCGGGTGGCCTCGCTCTGCGTCTTGAACGACACGCCCAGGGCCCACACCAGCGGCCCGACGAACAGCACGGCGAGGGCCAGCAGGCCCGTGTAACGCTTCATGACCGGCTCCTGAACAGCCGGAAGTTGGCCACGCTGACCAGGATCAGCACCAGCGTGAGCAGGTAGCTCATGGCCGAGGCGCTGCCCATCTTGTACTCCCTGAGCCCCTGCTGGAGGATGTACATGATCGCGGTCCGCGTCTCCCCGCCCGGCGCCCCCTGGGTCAGCAGGTACGACTGCCCGAACATGTTCGCCGAGGCCAGGATCGTGGTCGTCACGACGAACAGCGCGACGGGCCGCAGCCCCGGCAGCGTGACGTGGACGAACTCGCCCCACCGCCCCGCGCCGTCCACCTTCGCCGCGTCGTACAGCTCGCGCGGGATGTCCTGCATCCCGGCCAGGTAGATCACCGCGTTGAACCCGAGCGTCCACCAGACCGTCACCCCGACCAGCGCGATCCAGGCCCACGGCGTCGCGGTGGTCCAGGGGATCGGCGTGCCGAGTATCCAGTCGACCAGGCCGAGGTTCGGGTCGAGCAGCAGCCGCCACATCAGGCACACCACCGCCACGCCCAGCACGAACGGCGCGAAGAACAGCCCGCGGAACAGCGTCCGGCCCCGGAAGGGCCGGTTGAGCAGCAACGCCACGCCGAGCGGCAGCACGACCAGGAACGGCACGCTGAACAGGGTGAAGATCCCGGTCGCCCGCATCGACATCCAGAAATCGCCGTAGACGGGCGACTGGCTGTCGAACAGCGCCGTGTAGTTGTCCAGGCCGACGAACGGCTTGCCCTCGAGCATGTAGTCCCAGTCGTGCAGGCTCACCCAGATCCCGAACAGGGCCGGGGCCAGCACGAACACGCAGAACAGGATCAGGTACGGCGCCAGGAACAGGTACGGCGTCGCCTTGCCCGATCGGGGAACACGCGCGGCCACCGCCGGCGTCTCTTTCACCGAGATCGCGACCATCAGGCGCCGTACTTCTTCCGGTTGGCCTCGAGGATCTTGTCCGCCTTGGCGGCGGCCTCCGTGAGCGCGTCCTTGGGGCTCTTCTTGAGCAGGATCGCCGCGTTGATCGCCTGGTCGACGACCGCGGAGGCGTCCCCGATGCCCGCCACCGACGGCA
This window encodes:
- a CDS encoding carbohydrate ABC transporter permease is translated as MKRYTGLLALAVLFVGPLVWALGVSFKTQSEATRVPPTLLPAEPTTSAYGTVFEGTTDTPVLRWFANSLISATAHMVLVLAVASLAAYALARLEFRGKKLMFGMIVGTLLVPGFVFLIPQFLIVDQLGWLDSLTALIVPGAAGAFGVFFLRQFFLGLPRELDEAALMEGANHWHIFWRITLPLSRPALATLAVLSFLSNWNDFIWPIYVIFSPEYFTLPPGLSILQGAYTIHYPVIMAGAVLASIPVLILFSLTQRYVIEGISRSGLKG
- a CDS encoding carbohydrate ABC transporter permease; translation: MVAISVKETPAVAARVPRSGKATPYLFLAPYLILFCVFVLAPALFGIWVSLHDWDYMLEGKPFVGLDNYTALFDSQSPVYGDFWMSMRATGIFTLFSVPFLVVLPLGVALLLNRPFRGRTLFRGLFFAPFVLGVAVVCLMWRLLLDPNLGLVDWILGTPIPWTTATPWAWIALVGVTVWWTLGFNAVIYLAGMQDIPRELYDAAKVDGAGRWGEFVHVTLPGLRPVALFVVTTTILASANMFGQSYLLTQGAPGGETRTAIMYILQQGLREYKMGSASAMSYLLTLVLILVSVANFRLFRSRS
- a CDS encoding family 43 glycosylhydrolase, with translation MHLAVIATLVLSLFTNPVSSSFSDTFADPAVIRGQDGYWYSYGTSDPLREGEKVMHRLPIARSSDLVDWTYVGDAFGPDNLPPYAAPGSLLWAPDIRYLDGRYVMYFTVTDTATTPANWDYSIGAATAPTPTGPWTHLDAPVVAPRPSGGSYWNTIDPSQFTDVDGRKYLYFGGFFGGLWVTELSADGLHATGQPQQVAIDNKFEGAYVVRRDGYYYLLGSSANCCAGPTTGYSVLAGRSTSPRGPFVDREGVPLLASRAGGTPVLDQNGNRFIGTGHHAQLTDLSGQDWMLYHAIDRDDPFLDEPYGINERPMLLDRLDWIDGWPAVRAGAGPSERSREKPVTRGVVDDRFAGDLSGWRNPAGWTVQDGYVRGQGTLISRKSLGGDVRVETDLKTDQSAGIRIGGTTAVVSPDGLTLTSDGTSRTVPLPGGAATWHNLAVTVKGRTITAEVTEARLRDPQASVTVTGRAHGPVGLVSDGGAAFDNVSAARLFKAVTKAAPTPRTGRLLDADEFTGPLGPGWTWVRQDAAARTEDGVLRWPVQGADLVGAGNQASVLLREAPEGDYVVETKVTLDLGEDTVRNYQQAGLIAYASDDDFARLAQVAIWNTRQVEYGRELTFADRLSYGGNIVGPPAKTTWLRLAHHVDPANGEHEFRAGSSRDGKTWTWGGVWTFPKDTAVRIGLIAHGGAQPAVNADFDYVRVYRGA